Proteins encoded together in one Prionailurus viverrinus isolate Anna chromosome B1, UM_Priviv_1.0, whole genome shotgun sequence window:
- the SOD3 gene encoding extracellular superoxide dismutase [Cu-Zn], with amino-acid sequence MLAPALLCAYLLLAARASRAWSDPDPEEPGSSTAAQIRDMHEKVTAIWQEMTQRQAAGDRPDAALHAACRVQPSATLDAAQPRVSGLVLFRQQVPGARLEAFFDLEGFPAEPNNSSRAIHVHQFGDLSQGCDSTGAHYNPRAVPHPQHPGDFGNFAVRDGRLWKYRGGLAASLFGPHSIVGRAVVVHAGEDDLGRGGNAASVENGNAGPRLACCVVGVCGPLPWARQAQEHAERRKRRRDSECKAV; translated from the coding sequence ATGCTGGCGCCGGCGCTGCTGTGTGCCTACCTGCTGCTGGCGGCCCGCGCCTCGCGCGCCTGGTCCGACCCGGACCCGGAGGAGCCCGGCTCCAGCACGGCGGCGCAGATCCGCGACATGCACGAGAAAGTGACGGCGATCTGGCAGGAGATGACGCAGCGGCAGGCGGCGGGCGACCGCCCGGACGCCGCGCTCCACGCCGCCTGCCGGGTGCAGCCGTCGGCCACGCTGGACGCGGCGCAGCCCCGGGTGAGCGGCCTCGTGCTCTTCCGGCAGCAGGTGCCCGGCGCCCGGCTCGAGGCCTTCTTCGACCTGGAGGGCTTCCCGGCCGAGCCCAACAACTCCAGCCGCGCCATCCACGTGCACCAGTTCGGGGACCTGAGCCAGGGCTGCGACTCCACCGGCGCGCACTACAACCCGCGGGCCGTGCCGCACCCGCAGCACCCGGGCGACTTCGGCAACTTCGCCGTGCGCGACGGCCGCCTCTGGAAGTACCGCGGCGGCCTGGCCGCCTCGCTCTTCGGCCCGCACTCGATCGTGGGCCGCGCCGTGGTGGTCCACGCGGGCGAGGACGACCTGGGCCGCGGCGGCAACGCGGCCAGCGTGGAGAACGGCAACGCGGGCCCCCGGCTCGCCTGCTGCGTGGTGGGCGTATGCGGGCCGCTGCCCTGGGCGCGCCAGGCGCAGGAGCACGCCGAGCGCCGGAAGCGGCGGCGGGACAGCGAGTGCAAGGCCGTCTGA